The following proteins come from a genomic window of Nicotiana tomentosiformis chromosome 12, ASM39032v3, whole genome shotgun sequence:
- the LOC104101725 gene encoding transcription factor MYB8-like isoform X2 translates to MGRKPCCSKEGLRKGTWTAKEDMLLTNYINEHGEVGWRSLPMKAGLLRCGKSCRLRWVNYLKPGIKRGNFTSEEEDLIVRLYNLLGSRWSLIAGRIPGRTDNEIKNYWNTHLLKKLKSEGLEPKIHKSLAKNTRRRKEKANVSSQINQKGYKEKKKRNKKGKIEENCNNIEEKEQVAKKIEEQWHTQDSVQAMSGFSSTSEVASEKETNCNNVHCPSSGQSLEENDNEIYEKLQVIDELLLNDNCLLPTECTEFNSESQMLEVYEEYFQLVSENSFYHFQDYAHSFVEFSQDDL, encoded by the exons ATGGGAAGAAAACCCTGTTGTTCTAAAGAAGGTCTGAGGAAAGGTACATGGACTGCAAAAGAAGATATGCTACTTACTAATTATATTAATGAACATGGAGAAGTTGGATGGAGATCTCTTCCTATGAAAGCTG GGCTACTCAGATGTGGCAAGAGTTGTAGATTAAGATGGGTGAATTATCTTAAGCCAGGAATCAAGAGAGGTAATTTTACATCTGAAGAAGAAGATCTTATTGTTAGACTTTATAATCTTCTAGGAAGTCGTTGGTCTCTCATTGCTGGAAGAATACCTGGTCGAACAGACAACGAAATAAAGAATTATTGGAACACACATCTTCTCAAGAAACTCAAATCCGAAGGACTTGAGCCAAAAATACACAAATCTCTTGCAAAAAACACTAGAAGACGAAAGGAGAAAGCAAATGTTTCTTCCCAAATTAACCAAAAAGGTTAcaaggaaaagaagaagaggaataaAAAGGGCAAGATCGAAGAAAATTGTAACAATATTGAAGAGAAAGAACAAGTAGCTAAGAAGATAGAGGAGCAGTGGCATACGCAGGATTCCGTGCAAGCGATGTCAG GTTTTTCAAGTACTAGTGAAGTTGCTAGTGAGAAGGAAACTAATTGCAATAATGTCCATTGTCCTTCTTCTGGTCAAAGTCTTGAAGAAAATGAcaatgaaatttatgagaagctTCAGGTGATTGATGAATTACTCCTGAATGATAATTGCCTTCTACCAACTGAATGCACAGAGTTCAATAGTGAAAGCCAAATGCTGGAAGTCTATGAAGAGTATTTTCAGCTTGTTTCTGAAAATTCATTCTATCATTTTCAAGATTATGCACATTCTTTTGTCGAATTTAGTCAAGATGACCTTTGA
- the LOC104101725 gene encoding myb-related protein 308-like isoform X1 produces MGRKPCCSKEGLRKGTWTAKEDMLLTNYINEHGEVGWRSLPMKAGLLRCGKSCRLRWVNYLKPGIKRGNFTSEEEDLIVRLYNLLGSRWSLIAGRIPGRTDNEIKNYWNTHLLKKLKSEGLEPKIHKSLAKNTRRRKEKANVSSQINQKGYKEKKKRNKKGKIEENCNNIEEKEQVAKKIEEQWHTQDSVQAMSGNNHGITCFSSTSEVASEKETNCNNVHCPSSGQSLEENDNEIYEKLQVIDELLLNDNCLLPTECTEFNSESQMLEVYEEYFQLVSENSFYHFQDYAHSFVEFSQDDL; encoded by the exons ATGGGAAGAAAACCCTGTTGTTCTAAAGAAGGTCTGAGGAAAGGTACATGGACTGCAAAAGAAGATATGCTACTTACTAATTATATTAATGAACATGGAGAAGTTGGATGGAGATCTCTTCCTATGAAAGCTG GGCTACTCAGATGTGGCAAGAGTTGTAGATTAAGATGGGTGAATTATCTTAAGCCAGGAATCAAGAGAGGTAATTTTACATCTGAAGAAGAAGATCTTATTGTTAGACTTTATAATCTTCTAGGAAGTCGTTGGTCTCTCATTGCTGGAAGAATACCTGGTCGAACAGACAACGAAATAAAGAATTATTGGAACACACATCTTCTCAAGAAACTCAAATCCGAAGGACTTGAGCCAAAAATACACAAATCTCTTGCAAAAAACACTAGAAGACGAAAGGAGAAAGCAAATGTTTCTTCCCAAATTAACCAAAAAGGTTAcaaggaaaagaagaagaggaataaAAAGGGCAAGATCGAAGAAAATTGTAACAATATTGAAGAGAAAGAACAAGTAGCTAAGAAGATAGAGGAGCAGTGGCATACGCAGGATTCCGTGCAAGCGATGTCAGGTAATAATCACGGTATCACTT GTTTTTCAAGTACTAGTGAAGTTGCTAGTGAGAAGGAAACTAATTGCAATAATGTCCATTGTCCTTCTTCTGGTCAAAGTCTTGAAGAAAATGAcaatgaaatttatgagaagctTCAGGTGATTGATGAATTACTCCTGAATGATAATTGCCTTCTACCAACTGAATGCACAGAGTTCAATAGTGAAAGCCAAATGCTGGAAGTCTATGAAGAGTATTTTCAGCTTGTTTCTGAAAATTCATTCTATCATTTTCAAGATTATGCACATTCTTTTGTCGAATTTAGTCAAGATGACCTTTGA